Proteins encoded by one window of Bradyrhizobium sp. B097:
- a CDS encoding CPBP family intramembrane glutamic endopeptidase, which produces MDALNPDTPPTTIEPPPRPPRVWKFWGTALWGLLIFAAMFLGQVAVIVYRIIAQGGELSAAGITHVVADGLTISLSVLAGLPMVLLVLWFAIRRTGIPFADYLGLRGTSWKNVIIGVVALIVLVGAWDMVSRAAGREVTPGFMGDVLKSAQEHSALWLLVIAFAVAAPLWEELFARGWLYRGWSESRLGPYGAILLSSIVWTIMHLQYDWFFLCEVLSIGFLFGYLRFRTGSTWLTILLHGLNNFAATLQTWWLAGQ; this is translated from the coding sequence ATGGACGCACTCAATCCCGATACTCCGCCGACCACCATCGAACCGCCGCCACGTCCCCCTCGGGTGTGGAAGTTCTGGGGCACCGCGCTGTGGGGCCTTCTGATCTTCGCCGCGATGTTCCTCGGCCAGGTCGCGGTCATCGTCTATCGCATCATCGCGCAGGGCGGCGAACTGTCGGCGGCCGGCATTACCCATGTGGTCGCCGACGGTCTGACGATCTCGCTCTCGGTCCTCGCGGGCCTGCCGATGGTGCTGCTGGTGCTGTGGTTCGCGATCCGCCGCACCGGGATCCCGTTCGCCGATTACCTCGGGCTGCGCGGGACGTCGTGGAAGAACGTGATCATCGGCGTCGTCGCGCTGATCGTGCTGGTGGGCGCCTGGGACATGGTGTCCCGTGCCGCCGGCCGCGAGGTGACGCCGGGCTTCATGGGCGACGTGCTGAAATCGGCACAGGAGCACAGCGCGCTGTGGCTTCTGGTGATCGCCTTTGCCGTGGCCGCGCCGCTCTGGGAAGAATTGTTCGCGCGCGGCTGGCTCTATCGCGGCTGGTCCGAATCCAGGCTCGGCCCCTATGGCGCGATTCTGCTGTCGTCGATCGTCTGGACCATCATGCACCTCCAGTATGACTGGTTCTTCCTCTGTGAAGTGCTGTCGATCGGGTTCCTGTTCGGCTATTTGCGCTTCCGCACCGGCTCGACCTGGCTGACCATCCTGCTGCACGGGCTGAACAATTTTGCCGCGACGCTGCAGACCTGGTGGCTGGCGGGGCAGTAG
- a CDS encoding ABC transporter substrate-binding protein, which yields MAMLIRTLLASVVALASLGAITQQVRDQGVTDTEIRIGNLMPYSGALEIFGQIGKAEAAYFEMINERGGINGRKIRFMSYDDLSDASNAMDLTRILVETDNVLLMFGSFGAPGNLAARKYLNERQVPQLFVASGDQDLSEPSVYPWTMGWQPSYREEGRIYANYIQAFYPGKKIVALWENDQFGRELFKGLVQGLGDVAHNIRVDIAYDVDDQHLDGHISILKQSGAEVFVFAGVPENASKVIRAAAEHGWRPVFIVNQMASSIETVLKPAGTENATGVVTAAFLKDASDPAWREEQGAWRSFLDKYTKAGGKDDAAAVYGYAAAETLVQVLRQCGNDLSRENVMKQAAALRDYQASALLPGIKINTGHFRPVEQLRLLQFDGRSWQPIGDVLDTAFTGSSGK from the coding sequence ATGGCCATGTTGATCCGAACTCTGCTGGCCAGCGTCGTCGCGCTGGCGTCGCTCGGTGCCATCACGCAACAGGTGCGCGACCAGGGCGTTACCGACACCGAAATCCGTATCGGCAATCTGATGCCGTATAGCGGCGCGCTGGAGATTTTCGGCCAGATCGGCAAGGCGGAAGCTGCCTATTTCGAGATGATCAACGAACGCGGCGGCATCAATGGCCGCAAGATCCGTTTCATGTCCTACGACGATCTGTCGGATGCTTCCAACGCCATGGACCTCACGCGTATTCTGGTCGAGACCGACAATGTGCTCTTGATGTTCGGTTCGTTCGGCGCGCCGGGGAATCTCGCCGCGCGGAAGTATCTCAACGAACGGCAGGTCCCCCAGCTTTTTGTTGCCTCCGGCGATCAGGACCTCAGCGAGCCGTCGGTCTATCCGTGGACCATGGGCTGGCAGCCTTCATACCGCGAGGAGGGGCGCATCTACGCCAATTACATCCAGGCCTTCTATCCTGGAAAGAAGATCGTGGCGCTCTGGGAGAATGACCAGTTCGGCCGGGAATTGTTCAAGGGATTGGTGCAAGGCCTGGGAGACGTCGCCCACAACATCAGGGTCGACATCGCCTATGATGTCGACGATCAGCATCTGGACGGCCACATATCGATCCTGAAGCAATCGGGGGCCGAGGTCTTTGTGTTTGCCGGGGTGCCGGAAAATGCCTCGAAGGTGATCCGGGCCGCGGCCGAGCACGGCTGGCGGCCGGTGTTCATCGTGAACCAGATGGCGTCATCGATCGAGACGGTGCTTAAGCCGGCCGGCACGGAGAATGCGACCGGGGTCGTCACCGCTGCCTTCCTGAAGGATGCAAGTGATCCGGCCTGGAGGGAAGAGCAGGGCGCCTGGCGCAGCTTCCTCGACAAGTATACGAAAGCCGGCGGCAAGGATGACGCTGCCGCAGTCTACGGCTATGCGGCCGCCGAAACGCTGGTCCAGGTGCTCAGGCAATGCGGCAACGATCTGTCGCGCGAAAACGTCATGAAGCAGGCTGCGGCGCTCAGGGATTATCAGGCATCCGCCTTGCTCCCCGGCATCAAGATCAATACCGGTCACTTCCGTCCGGTCGAGCAATTGCGGTTGCTGCAGTTTGACGGCCGCAGCTGGCAGCCGATCGGTGACGTGCTCGATACGGCGTTCACCGGTTCGAGCGGGAAATAG
- a CDS encoding AEC family transporter, whose amino-acid sequence MAVVIAALLPVFLLIVLGFILRRTLMRLDTQWHGLEQLTYYVLFPVLLVQTLVKADLTKVPVAGVGGALLLAALMMCLLCLALRAPLARAGVDGPAFSSIFQGATRWQTYVALSVSGNLYGKVGLALASVAMVAIIPLVNVFSVAVLAKYASSKKRSAGAIVMTVVKNPLIWACVIGLVINVTHVPLPKIWHDVADALGGSSLAIGLLVTGAGLHLEGIFRPSLATSVALVLKLVAMPVLTVALALWFGVSGANLAIVAACAAVPTSPSAYVLARQMGGDAPLLAQIITLQTILAAITMPIVIAAVGP is encoded by the coding sequence ATGGCCGTGGTGATCGCGGCGCTGTTGCCGGTATTTTTGCTGATCGTGCTCGGCTTCATCCTAAGACGCACGCTGATGCGGCTCGACACCCAATGGCACGGGCTGGAACAGCTCACATACTACGTGCTGTTCCCGGTGCTTTTGGTGCAGACGCTGGTCAAGGCCGATCTGACCAAGGTGCCGGTCGCGGGTGTCGGCGGCGCGCTGCTGCTCGCGGCGCTCATGATGTGCCTGCTGTGTCTGGCGCTGCGGGCCCCGCTCGCCCGCGCCGGGGTCGACGGCCCCGCCTTCTCCTCGATCTTCCAGGGCGCCACGCGCTGGCAGACCTATGTCGCGCTGTCGGTGTCGGGCAATCTTTATGGCAAGGTCGGACTTGCGCTGGCCTCGGTCGCGATGGTCGCGATCATTCCACTGGTCAACGTCTTCAGCGTCGCGGTGCTGGCGAAATATGCCTCGTCCAAGAAACGCTCCGCGGGCGCCATCGTGATGACGGTCGTGAAGAACCCGCTGATCTGGGCCTGCGTCATCGGGCTCGTCATCAATGTCACGCATGTCCCGCTGCCGAAAATCTGGCATGACGTCGCCGACGCGCTCGGCGGCTCGTCGCTCGCGATCGGCCTGCTCGTCACCGGCGCCGGGCTGCATCTGGAAGGCATCTTCCGTCCCAGTCTCGCCACCAGCGTCGCGCTGGTCCTGAAGCTGGTCGCAATGCCCGTCCTGACCGTCGCGCTCGCGCTGTGGTTCGGCGTCAGCGGCGCCAATCTCGCCATCGTCGCGGCCTGCGCCGCGGTGCCGACCTCGCCGTCGGCCTACGTGCTGGCGCGCCAGATGGGCGGCGACGCACCGCTGCTCGCCCAGATCATCACGCTGCAGACGATTTTGGCCGCGATCACGATGCCGATCGTGATCGCCGCCGTCGGGCCGTAG
- the ruvX gene encoding Holliday junction resolvase RuvX produces the protein MPAPILPLIEAAPNWPERGALVGLDLGTKTIGVAVSDPDRRLATGVETIRRKQFKADATRLLAIAAERSAVGFVLGLPINMDGSEGPRAQSTRAFARNFANLTPLAIGLWDERLSTAAVERELIGMDVSRARRAEVIDEHAAIFILQGALDRLAKLRGDR, from the coding sequence ATGCCCGCCCCCATCCTTCCCCTGATCGAAGCCGCGCCGAACTGGCCCGAACGCGGCGCGCTGGTCGGCCTCGACCTCGGCACCAAGACCATCGGCGTTGCCGTCTCCGATCCGGACCGGCGGCTCGCGACCGGCGTCGAGACCATCCGGCGCAAGCAGTTCAAGGCCGATGCGACGCGCCTGCTCGCGATTGCAGCCGAGCGCAGTGCCGTTGGCTTCGTGCTGGGCCTGCCGATCAATATGGACGGCAGCGAGGGCCCGCGCGCGCAATCGACCCGGGCCTTCGCCCGCAACTTCGCCAATCTCACCCCGCTTGCGATCGGGCTGTGGGACGAGCGGCTGTCGACCGCGGCGGTCGAACGCGAGTTGATCGGGATGGACGTCAGCCGCGCCCGCCGCGCCGAGGTGATCGACGAGCACGCCGCGATCTTCATCCTGCAGGGCGCGCTCGACCGGCTGGCGAAGCTGCGCGGGGACCGCTGA
- a CDS encoding LysR substrate-binding domain-containing protein — translation MELTDLLTFSTVARLGGITRAADELNTVQSNVTQRIKALEAEIGTPLFERHSRGMSLTGAGRRLLPYAQRMAALSREAVLAARDDGEPKGPLSIGSMETTAAVRLPTLLAEFHRRYPAVRLTLRTAPTADLVAAVLDGSLDGAFVAGPIEHAELSATTAFTEELVLVTAQRWKSLAALRAGTPESGPTALVFRTGCTYRQRLEQVFTEFGWPSAARFELGTLDGMVGCVAADMGVTLLPRAVVERDHVQRDIKIHKLNPQHAHVETLFIQRRATHHSSALQGLAACLGGEDRVIAA, via the coding sequence ATGGAATTGACCGACCTGCTCACCTTTTCCACGGTCGCCCGGCTCGGCGGCATCACCCGGGCCGCGGACGAGCTGAACACTGTGCAGTCCAACGTCACCCAGCGCATCAAGGCGCTGGAGGCCGAGATCGGCACGCCACTGTTCGAGCGTCACAGCCGCGGCATGTCGCTGACCGGCGCCGGTCGCCGCCTGTTGCCCTATGCGCAGCGCATGGCGGCGTTGTCGCGCGAAGCGGTGCTCGCCGCGCGCGACGATGGCGAGCCGAAGGGGCCGCTGTCGATCGGATCGATGGAGACGACGGCCGCGGTGCGGCTGCCGACGCTGCTTGCCGAGTTTCATCGCCGCTATCCGGCGGTGCGCCTGACCTTGCGCACGGCACCGACCGCCGATCTCGTGGCCGCCGTGCTCGACGGCTCGCTCGACGGCGCCTTTGTCGCGGGTCCGATCGAGCACGCCGAACTGTCGGCGACAACAGCCTTCACCGAGGAACTGGTGCTCGTCACCGCGCAGCGCTGGAAATCGCTCGCCGCCTTGCGCGCCGGCACGCCGGAGTCGGGCCCGACCGCGCTGGTGTTCCGCACCGGCTGCACCTACCGGCAGCGCCTCGAACAGGTGTTCACCGAATTCGGCTGGCCGTCGGCGGCCCGCTTCGAGCTCGGCACGCTCGACGGCATGGTCGGCTGCGTCGCCGCCGACATGGGCGTGACGCTTCTGCCGCGCGCGGTGGTCGAGCGCGACCACGTCCAGCGCGACATCAAGATCCACAAGCTCAATCCGCAGCATGCGCATGTCGAGACGCTGTTCATCCAGCGCCGCGCCACACACCACTCCAGCGCGTTGCAGGGACTTGCCGCATGCCTTGGCGGCGAGGATCGCGTCATCGCCGCGTGA